A window of Raineyella sp. W15-4 contains these coding sequences:
- a CDS encoding histidinol-phosphate transaminase codes for MSAVRPGVAAQRAAADVRLADLPLRPELVGEEPYGAPQLDVPVCLNVNENPYPPSPEVIAEIARAAAAAAGSMNRYPDREATALRAGLAAYLNRGGYALTANNIWAANGSNEVMIQLMQAFAGPDRVVMTFPPTYSMYPEYARDTHSRYVTVPRRADFTLDLDEALRQIRLEQPDLIIVCSPNNPTGTSTDLSTLRTLCEATDGIVVADEAYQEFARAGTRSALDLLPDHPNLVVSRTMSKAFAFAGGRLGYLAAAPAVVDACRIVRLPYHLSTITQAVAKVALDHADEMLSRVDDLRTERDRLVGWLGEQGLRTAETDANFVLFGRFVDRHAVFRGLLDRGVLIREVGPDGWLRVSAGTPDEMAAFRTALLEILPDSLRMTEE; via the coding sequence ATGAGCGCCGTACGGCCGGGGGTTGCTGCTCAGCGGGCTGCTGCCGACGTCCGGCTCGCCGATCTGCCGCTGCGTCCCGAGCTGGTGGGCGAGGAGCCGTACGGCGCCCCCCAGCTCGACGTCCCGGTGTGCCTCAACGTCAACGAGAACCCCTACCCGCCGAGCCCGGAGGTGATCGCCGAGATCGCCCGTGCCGCCGCGGCGGCGGCCGGCTCGATGAACCGCTACCCGGATCGCGAGGCGACCGCCCTGCGGGCCGGCCTGGCAGCCTACCTCAACCGCGGTGGATACGCGCTGACGGCGAACAACATCTGGGCGGCCAACGGGTCGAACGAGGTGATGATCCAGCTGATGCAGGCCTTCGCCGGCCCCGACCGGGTGGTGATGACCTTCCCGCCGACGTACTCGATGTACCCGGAGTACGCTCGCGACACCCACAGCCGCTACGTCACCGTGCCGCGCCGGGCAGACTTCACCCTCGACCTGGACGAGGCGCTGCGGCAGATCCGGCTGGAGCAGCCCGACCTGATCATCGTCTGCTCCCCGAACAACCCGACCGGCACCAGCACCGACCTGTCGACGCTCCGGACGTTGTGCGAGGCCACCGACGGGATCGTGGTGGCCGATGAGGCCTACCAGGAGTTCGCCCGGGCCGGCACCCGCTCGGCGCTGGACCTGCTGCCCGACCACCCGAATCTGGTGGTCAGCCGGACGATGTCCAAGGCCTTCGCCTTCGCCGGCGGCCGGTTGGGCTATCTCGCCGCCGCTCCGGCGGTCGTTGACGCCTGCCGGATCGTCCGGCTGCCGTACCACCTGTCGACGATCACCCAGGCGGTGGCGAAGGTCGCCCTCGACCACGCCGACGAGATGCTCTCCCGGGTCGACGACCTGCGCACAGAACGCGACCGGCTGGTCGGCTGGCTGGGGGAGCAGGGCCTGCGGACCGCCGAGACCGACGCGAACTTCGTGCTGTTCGGCCGGTTCGTCGACCGACATGCGGTGTTCCGCGGTCTGCTGGACCGCGGGGTGCTGATCCGCGAGGTCGGCCCGGACGGCTGGCTGCGGGTCAGCGCCGGGACGCCCGACGAGATGGCAGCCTTCCGGACCGCCCTGCTGGAGATCCTGCCGGACAGTCTCCGGATGACCGAGGAGTGA
- the hisD gene encoding histidinol dehydrogenase yields MLNIVDLRDQVDAEVDYSTMVPRAPFDVTAALDIVAPVCQDVATHGVEALRRLSEKFDHVVPEHFRVPAEALQHALDGLDPLVRQAYEIAVERRRIVAYQELGPQQVDVEVATGATISQKMIPVNRVGLYVPGGRAPLASSVIHNVVPAQVAGVQQIAVTSPPQADFGGLPHPNILAVCALLGVEEVYAVGGSQAVAMFAYGVPGLCRPVDMICGPGNIYVAAAKRYVQGRVGIDSEAGPTEIAIVADDSAIPSHVAADMVSQAEHDPMAGAVLITDSEELAHRVDTVIAAQAAEARHAERIGQALKGEQSGIVLVRDMEQGLAVADAYAAEHLEIHTRDAEALAQRVTNAGAIFIGTWSPVSLGDYLAGSTHVLPTGGGAKHSSGLNVKSFLRAVHLIRYQQGATDAVAKDVIAFAESEDLPSHGNALRVRVEDPDGSRA; encoded by the coding sequence GTGCTGAACATTGTCGATCTTCGTGACCAGGTGGATGCCGAGGTGGACTACTCCACCATGGTGCCCCGCGCTCCCTTCGACGTGACGGCCGCCCTGGACATCGTCGCGCCGGTCTGCCAGGACGTCGCGACCCACGGTGTCGAGGCGCTGCGGCGGCTGTCGGAGAAGTTCGACCATGTGGTGCCGGAGCATTTCCGGGTGCCGGCCGAGGCACTCCAGCACGCGCTCGACGGGCTGGACCCGTTGGTCCGCCAGGCGTACGAGATCGCCGTCGAGCGCCGCCGGATCGTTGCCTACCAGGAGCTCGGCCCGCAGCAGGTCGATGTCGAGGTGGCTACCGGAGCGACCATCAGCCAGAAGATGATCCCGGTCAACCGGGTCGGTCTCTACGTGCCGGGCGGGCGGGCGCCGCTGGCCTCCTCGGTGATCCACAACGTCGTCCCGGCCCAGGTCGCCGGCGTGCAGCAGATCGCCGTCACCTCCCCGCCGCAGGCCGACTTCGGCGGGCTGCCGCACCCGAACATCCTCGCCGTCTGTGCCCTGCTCGGGGTCGAGGAGGTCTACGCGGTGGGCGGCTCCCAGGCAGTGGCGATGTTCGCGTACGGCGTGCCCGGCCTGTGCCGGCCGGTCGACATGATCTGCGGCCCGGGCAACATCTACGTCGCCGCGGCCAAGCGCTACGTCCAGGGCAGGGTCGGGATCGACTCCGAGGCCGGCCCCACCGAGATCGCCATCGTCGCCGACGACAGCGCGATCCCCAGCCACGTCGCCGCGGACATGGTCTCCCAGGCCGAGCACGACCCGATGGCCGGGGCGGTGCTGATCACCGACTCCGAGGAGCTGGCCCACCGGGTCGACACCGTCATCGCCGCGCAGGCCGCCGAGGCCCGGCACGCCGAACGGATCGGCCAGGCGCTGAAGGGGGAGCAGTCCGGCATTGTGCTGGTCCGTGACATGGAGCAGGGACTGGCGGTCGCCGACGCGTACGCCGCCGAGCACCTGGAGATCCACACCCGCGACGCCGAGGCGCTGGCCCAGCGGGTGACCAACGCCGGTGCGATCTTCATCGGCACCTGGTCCCCGGTCTCGCTCGGCGACTACCTGGCCGGCTCCACCCACGTGCTGCCGACCGGCGGGGGCGCCAAGCACTCCTCGGGGCTGAACGTGAAGTCCTTCCTGCGGGCGGTGCATCTGATCCGCTACCAGCAGGGCGCGACCGACGCGGTGGCCAAGGACGTCATCGCCTTCGCCGAGTCCGAGGACCTGCCCTCGCACGGCAACGCCCTGCGGGTGCGTGTCGAGGACCCCGACGGGAGCCGCGCATGA
- a CDS encoding DUF554 domain-containing protein: MFIGFGTLANVVTVLVGSSLGLWIGSRFPERTQRTVVDALGLITLLLGALSAADVLSPALREAVGSSAPVLVVLGALLIGGVIGSLLDLEGRLDAFGHWVRRRLVRGADPGAHVVTDPPAGDGSGRPDAAGRFVNGFVSASLLFCVGPLTVLGALTEGLGRGPDQLLVKAVLDGFSAIAFAASLGAGVMASAGMVLVVQGLLTAVGWAVGDILPEPHLMALSAVGGLILVGLGLRILNARKVPVVDLLPALVIAPALVELVAVLR, from the coding sequence GTGTTCATCGGTTTCGGAACCCTCGCGAATGTGGTCACCGTGCTGGTGGGCTCCTCCCTCGGCCTGTGGATCGGCAGCCGCTTCCCGGAGCGTACGCAGCGTACGGTCGTCGATGCGCTCGGCCTGATCACGCTGCTGCTGGGTGCGCTCTCCGCCGCCGACGTGCTCTCCCCTGCCCTGCGCGAGGCGGTCGGCTCGTCCGCGCCGGTGCTGGTCGTGCTCGGTGCGCTGCTGATCGGCGGGGTGATCGGTTCCCTGCTCGACCTCGAGGGGCGGCTGGATGCCTTCGGCCACTGGGTGCGCCGGCGGCTCGTCCGTGGTGCCGATCCGGGTGCACACGTCGTGACCGATCCGCCTGCCGGCGACGGGAGCGGACGTCCTGACGCCGCCGGCCGGTTCGTCAACGGCTTTGTCTCCGCCTCGCTGCTCTTCTGCGTCGGACCGCTCACCGTGCTCGGAGCGCTCACCGAGGGTCTCGGTCGCGGGCCCGACCAACTGCTGGTCAAGGCGGTCCTCGACGGCTTCAGCGCGATCGCCTTCGCCGCCAGCCTCGGCGCGGGAGTGATGGCCTCGGCCGGAATGGTGCTGGTGGTGCAGGGACTGCTCACAGCGGTCGGCTGGGCGGTCGGAGACATCCTGCCCGAGCCGCACCTGATGGCCCTGTCCGCGGTCGGTGGGCTGATCCTGGTCGGGCTCGGGCTACGGATCCTGAACGCCCGGAAAGTGCCGGTGGTGGATCTGCTGCCAGCGCTGGTGATCGCACCGGCGCTGGTCGAGCTGGTCGCCGTCCTGCGCTGA
- a CDS encoding glycoside hydrolase domain-containing protein, translating to MADVWVQNTQNWLNSTYGLVDGWVWIEENGLTGWDTIYGLRRGLQHELGISPVSSGFGPATTAAFTAQIGTINDSTTWQNVLKLASGALWCKGEDGDYNGFGAATTFSAVSSGVTKARSDLGLAGAATIDVKLMASLLSMDAYTIPPGSGGTTEIREVQQWLNGTYVNRRDFAIVPCDGLFSRQIQTALLYALQYEFGMADGTANGNFGPGTRSGLASQAPVSQGSADSAHRFVHLYQAALRFNGYHPPFDGTFGATTATPTSTFQAFMELAVTGAGDYGTWCALLVSSGDPNRTVSGFDTSVQLTPTQAQAARSAGYTHVGRYTVGAGKFITAQELAGLKSAGLRLFPIEQRFNNSDAEMTEANGRAQGIEALERCRCLGLPDGSTIFFAVDYDPTGDSISGPVTNYFTGVNAIMAFQLAGRYTIGVYGTRNVCQTIIDAGLASAAFVAGMSTGWSGNMGFTMPDAWHYNQILETSETLGGTTTALDHVAVSSHAAAIDLAGVTPPPIEHDGSESATGFNHFFEWMVSAEATCERALSGSLGEGLVTSLPDYILGWLRKPTYWDARPKAFFWQAYTPQYDSTDAQRLARAACESALSGLSDIRTEVDGGYLDLAHMATTTLGYLERGLGSNPAGFTWGDFGGWPLDLIQLWGSYLNYVAGGGTANLGQWLSAHLAVVNDNQGFSYSDLVADADGWLLAKSVGSGARALSQALRYINQVDSNERLIRFYNERFAGSPDNVVAAFTDLSEGLLTGQQPWDASEFPLELVSGASREPNAQEAEPEFTHWG from the coding sequence ATGGCTGACGTGTGGGTTCAGAACACCCAGAACTGGCTCAACTCGACATACGGACTCGTCGACGGTTGGGTGTGGATCGAAGAGAACGGGCTGACCGGGTGGGACACCATCTACGGTCTGCGCCGCGGACTGCAACACGAACTCGGCATCTCCCCGGTCTCCTCCGGCTTCGGACCGGCAACGACAGCAGCGTTCACCGCCCAGATCGGAACGATCAACGACTCGACCACCTGGCAGAACGTGCTGAAACTGGCATCGGGCGCCCTGTGGTGCAAGGGCGAGGACGGCGACTACAACGGATTCGGCGCCGCGACGACGTTCTCTGCGGTCTCCTCGGGTGTCACCAAGGCCCGATCGGATCTGGGACTTGCCGGTGCGGCGACCATCGACGTGAAGCTGATGGCCTCGCTGCTGTCGATGGACGCCTATACCATCCCGCCGGGCAGCGGCGGGACCACCGAGATCCGTGAGGTCCAGCAATGGCTGAACGGCACCTACGTGAACCGGCGGGACTTCGCGATCGTGCCGTGCGACGGCCTGTTCTCCCGCCAGATCCAGACCGCCCTGCTGTACGCGCTGCAGTACGAGTTCGGGATGGCCGACGGCACCGCGAACGGCAACTTCGGCCCCGGCACCCGCTCCGGCCTGGCCAGCCAGGCCCCGGTCAGCCAGGGCAGCGCCGACAGCGCCCACCGGTTCGTCCACCTCTACCAGGCCGCACTGCGCTTCAACGGCTACCATCCGCCCTTCGACGGCACCTTCGGCGCCACCACCGCGACGCCGACCTCCACGTTCCAGGCGTTCATGGAACTGGCCGTCACCGGCGCCGGCGACTACGGCACCTGGTGTGCGCTACTGGTCTCCTCCGGCGACCCGAACCGGACGGTCTCCGGCTTCGACACCTCCGTCCAACTGACGCCCACGCAGGCTCAGGCGGCCAGGTCGGCCGGCTACACCCACGTCGGCCGCTACACCGTCGGTGCCGGCAAGTTCATCACCGCCCAAGAGTTGGCAGGCCTCAAGTCGGCCGGCCTGCGGCTGTTCCCGATCGAGCAGCGGTTCAACAACTCCGACGCCGAGATGACCGAGGCCAACGGGCGCGCCCAGGGCATCGAGGCGCTGGAACGCTGCCGCTGCCTGGGCCTGCCGGACGGGTCGACGATCTTCTTCGCCGTCGACTACGACCCCACCGGAGACTCCATCAGCGGACCGGTGACGAACTACTTCACCGGCGTCAACGCGATCATGGCGTTCCAGCTCGCCGGCCGGTACACCATCGGCGTCTACGGCACCCGCAACGTCTGCCAGACCATCATCGACGCCGGCCTGGCCAGCGCCGCCTTCGTCGCCGGCATGTCAACCGGCTGGTCGGGCAACATGGGCTTCACCATGCCCGACGCCTGGCACTACAACCAGATCCTCGAAACCAGCGAAACCCTCGGCGGGACAACCACCGCCCTGGACCACGTCGCCGTCTCCTCCCACGCCGCAGCCATCGACCTGGCGGGGGTGACCCCGCCGCCGATCGAGCACGACGGCTCTGAGTCGGCAACTGGGTTCAATCATTTCTTCGAATGGATGGTCAGCGCGGAAGCCACCTGCGAACGGGCGCTGAGCGGGTCCCTCGGGGAAGGACTGGTCACGTCCCTTCCGGACTACATTCTGGGCTGGCTCCGGAAGCCGACTTATTGGGATGCCAGGCCCAAGGCCTTCTTCTGGCAGGCCTACACACCGCAGTACGACAGCACCGACGCACAGCGCCTCGCCCGCGCCGCCTGCGAGTCAGCCTTGTCTGGCCTGTCCGACATCCGCACCGAGGTGGACGGCGGGTACCTCGATCTCGCCCACATGGCTACCACTACCCTCGGCTACCTGGAACGCGGTCTCGGATCCAACCCGGCCGGGTTCACTTGGGGAGATTTCGGTGGGTGGCCTCTCGACCTCATCCAACTGTGGGGCAGCTATCTGAACTACGTTGCGGGCGGAGGCACTGCAAATCTCGGCCAGTGGTTGTCGGCCCACCTTGCCGTCGTCAACGACAACCAGGGGTTCTCCTATTCCGACCTCGTCGCCGACGCCGACGGATGGCTCCTCGCGAAATCGGTGGGCAGCGGCGCCCGGGCACTGTCCCAAGCGTTGCGGTATATCAACCAGGTCGACAGCAACGAACGTCTGATCCGGTTCTACAACGAACGGTTCGCGGGTAGCCCCGACAATGTCGTCGCCGCGTTCACCGACCTCTCCGAGGGACTGCTCACTGGCCAGCAGCCGTGGGACGCCTCCGAGTTCCCCTTGGAACTCGTTTCTGGTGCTTCACGTGAGCCGAACGCTCAGGAAGCCGAACCCGAGTTCACACATTGGGGTTAG